A part of Prevotella melaninogenica genomic DNA contains:
- a CDS encoding TonB-dependent receptor plug domain-containing protein: protein MTRKTIILSALVGLLPATLWADELPDSIYKSLELEQVVVTGTRTPKLLAKTPVLTRLITANDISKTDATNLRDVLQQIIPGVEFSYAMNQQVHMNFSGFGGQSMLILVDGERLAGETMDDVDFNRIGMDNVDHIEIVKGAASALYGSNAAGGVINIITKKKSNPCALNLNMRFGRHNEQRYGMSWQYARGKWNNLLTVNRNSSDNFNVHNGPNPITRVVSTIYGDAVWNFKEQLTYTLNEKLRLTGRAGYFYRQLVRTSEVPERYRDFSGGLRGMWTPDLYNSVDFSYAFDQYDKSDYQRITRLDIRDYSNVQNSLRMLYNHTFEGENVLSVGADYMHDYLFNTNLEGRIRKQDSFDAFAQYDWNINPKWEVVGALRYDYFSDGHISRLTPKVSARYQPIHNLNVRLSYGMGFRAPTLKEKYYNFDMSGIWIVEGNPSLKPEVSQNFNASVDYTKGHYNFTVSAYCNRIENKIATGAPYYKNPSDVVPHLPYINLNHYIVSGGEATAQARWTNGITARYSYAYTHERLPKDKNDKAVNNQYIPARKHSMTGHIDWDHQWSKNYGTNIGLDGRFLSAVNNEEFVDYYDISKGIKPIHYPAYALFKLSLVQRISKAVKVSVILDNIFNYKPEYYYLNCPLTDGTNLMVGMSVDVDKLF, encoded by the coding sequence ATGACACGAAAAACCATTATACTATCAGCTCTTGTCGGTCTGCTTCCTGCAACGTTGTGGGCTGATGAGTTGCCTGATTCTATTTATAAATCCTTAGAATTAGAACAGGTTGTAGTGACGGGAACACGTACGCCAAAGCTGCTTGCCAAGACCCCTGTGTTGACAAGACTAATCACAGCTAATGATATTTCGAAGACTGATGCTACCAATTTGCGAGATGTCTTACAGCAGATAATACCAGGTGTTGAGTTCTCTTACGCTATGAATCAGCAAGTGCACATGAACTTCTCTGGCTTTGGTGGACAGAGTATGTTGATTCTTGTGGATGGTGAACGACTTGCTGGTGAGACGATGGACGATGTCGACTTTAATCGTATTGGGATGGATAATGTTGATCATATCGAGATTGTGAAAGGTGCAGCGTCAGCACTCTATGGCTCTAATGCCGCAGGTGGTGTCATCAATATTATCACAAAGAAGAAGTCCAATCCATGCGCACTGAACTTGAATATGCGCTTTGGTCGCCACAACGAGCAGCGTTATGGTATGTCGTGGCAGTACGCAAGAGGTAAGTGGAACAATCTGTTAACAGTCAATAGGAATAGTTCTGACAACTTCAATGTACACAATGGACCTAATCCAATCACGCGAGTAGTCTCAACTATCTATGGTGATGCTGTTTGGAACTTCAAAGAACAGCTTACTTATACGTTGAATGAAAAACTTCGTCTGACAGGACGTGCAGGTTATTTCTATCGTCAATTGGTGCGTACATCAGAGGTACCAGAACGCTATCGTGACTTTTCGGGTGGTCTTCGTGGAATGTGGACACCAGACCTCTACAATAGTGTGGACTTCTCCTATGCTTTTGATCAGTATGATAAGTCAGACTATCAGCGCATTACTCGTCTTGACATCCGCGATTATTCAAATGTTCAGAATAGTCTTCGTATGCTGTATAATCACACTTTTGAAGGGGAAAACGTCCTCTCTGTGGGTGCAGATTATATGCATGATTATCTCTTCAATACCAACTTAGAGGGTCGAATTCGTAAGCAAGACTCTTTTGATGCTTTTGCACAATACGACTGGAACATCAATCCGAAGTGGGAAGTTGTGGGTGCTTTGCGTTACGACTACTTCTCTGATGGGCATATCTCACGCCTAACTCCGAAGGTGAGCGCACGTTATCAGCCTATACATAACTTAAACGTTCGTCTCAGTTATGGTATGGGCTTCCGTGCACCTACGTTGAAAGAGAAGTACTATAACTTTGATATGTCGGGAATATGGATTGTCGAAGGTAACCCATCTTTGAAGCCAGAGGTAAGTCAGAACTTCAATGCTTCGGTTGATTATACAAAGGGGCACTATAACTTTACGGTAAGTGCTTATTGCAATCGAATAGAAAATAAGATTGCTACTGGTGCACCTTATTACAAGAATCCATCGGATGTTGTACCACATCTTCCTTATATCAACCTAAATCATTACATTGTTAGTGGTGGAGAAGCTACGGCACAGGCACGTTGGACAAATGGTATCACGGCTCGTTATAGCTATGCTTATACCCACGAACGTTTGCCAAAGGATAAGAATGATAAGGCTGTAAACAATCAGTATATACCTGCTCGCAAGCATTCGATGACGGGACATATTGATTGGGATCATCAGTGGTCGAAGAACTATGGTACGAACATCGGACTTGATGGTCGTTTCCTTTCAGCTGTTAATAATGAGGAGTTTGTCGATTACTACGATATCTCTAAGGGTATAAAACCCATTCATTATCCAGCATACGCACTCTTCAAACTCTCCTTGGTGCAGCGCATCAGTAAGGCGGTGAAGGTAAGTGTAATTCTCGATAACATCTTTAATTATAAACCAGAATATTATTATTTGAACTGTCCATTGACTGATGGGACCAACCTCATGGTAGGAATGTCAGTTGATGTTGATAAACTATTTTAA
- a CDS encoding DUF6029 family protein — protein sequence MKKLMMIGLLIGMSSISLCAQEESDKLRLSGSLQSDMLLAQKDSTIGAEATDGRFLTNTYLDLKLSSRYVEAGARLEYLKHPLPGYENDFKGWGVPYAYLKGHYKNAELTLGSFYEQFGSGFILRSYEERSLGIDNSLQGARLNYRPWAGVAVKVLTGRQRRYWNHNKSWMTGADVEWNIDELCKTLQQHNTYVTLGASYLNKHERDEVIMVDPTHRLHLPLNVNAFDVRLRVQHRAFNVLAEMAMKSQDPSHDNGYIYRNGYVAMLSGSYSKRGMSLLLQAKRSTNMGFRSRRGMEGISSFVNHLPPFTMEHTYTLAALYPYATRPDGEWAYQAAAAYTFPKGSTIGGKYGTTVKVNFSHVHSVRKNGAGEIGTDGYGSPFWAWGDATYYQDVDFQVEKRLAKDTKLNLMYMYQRYNQMLLEGHGGMLNSHIFVSDVKQKLSPNTTLRVEGQYLVSKDGDKDWLFGLAELSLAPHWMFTLSDLYNVGNTRVHYYQGYVTYSGGAHRLQLGYGRTRAGFNCSGGVCRYIPATKGLTLSYNYNF from the coding sequence ATGAAGAAATTGATGATGATAGGACTGCTCATTGGCATGAGTAGTATATCTCTTTGTGCACAAGAGGAGTCCGATAAATTACGCCTTTCTGGAAGTCTTCAGAGCGATATGCTGTTGGCACAAAAGGACAGTACGATAGGTGCTGAGGCTACAGATGGTCGTTTTCTGACAAATACTTATCTCGACTTGAAACTATCGAGCCGTTATGTTGAGGCTGGTGCGCGACTGGAGTATCTGAAGCATCCGCTTCCGGGATACGAGAATGACTTTAAGGGTTGGGGTGTACCATACGCTTATTTGAAAGGTCATTACAAGAATGCGGAACTTACCTTGGGTAGCTTCTACGAGCAGTTTGGCTCTGGTTTCATCCTCCGTTCGTACGAAGAACGCAGTTTGGGTATTGATAATTCTCTGCAAGGTGCACGATTGAACTATCGCCCTTGGGCTGGTGTTGCAGTGAAGGTGCTTACAGGTCGTCAGCGTAGATATTGGAATCATAATAAGAGTTGGATGACAGGTGCTGATGTGGAGTGGAATATTGACGAGTTATGTAAAACTCTCCAACAGCATAATACGTATGTTACCTTAGGTGCTTCCTATCTTAATAAACATGAGAGAGACGAGGTGATAATGGTTGATCCAACTCATCGTTTGCATCTTCCGCTTAATGTTAATGCCTTTGATGTGCGTTTGCGTGTGCAACATCGAGCTTTTAATGTATTGGCAGAGATGGCAATGAAGTCGCAAGATCCTTCTCATGATAATGGTTACATCTATCGTAATGGTTACGTTGCAATGCTTTCGGGTTCCTATTCAAAGCGTGGAATGAGTCTGCTTCTGCAGGCAAAACGCAGTACGAATATGGGCTTTCGCAGTCGTAGAGGAATGGAAGGAATCTCTTCTTTTGTTAATCATCTTCCTCCATTCACGATGGAACATACCTATACATTGGCTGCTCTCTATCCTTATGCCACACGCCCTGATGGTGAGTGGGCTTATCAAGCAGCAGCTGCCTATACCTTCCCAAAGGGTTCAACGATAGGTGGTAAGTATGGTACGACTGTTAAGGTAAACTTCTCACACGTTCATTCTGTGCGGAAGAATGGTGCAGGAGAAATCGGAACAGATGGCTATGGTAGTCCGTTTTGGGCGTGGGGGGATGCTACCTATTATCAAGATGTTGATTTTCAAGTGGAAAAGCGACTTGCTAAAGATACGAAGCTCAATCTGATGTATATGTATCAGCGTTACAATCAGATGTTACTCGAAGGACATGGAGGAATGCTTAATTCGCATATCTTTGTGTCAGATGTCAAACAGAAACTTTCGCCTAACACAACATTGCGTGTAGAAGGACAGTATCTTGTATCGAAAGATGGCGACAAGGATTGGTTGTTTGGGCTGGCTGAGCTGTCGCTTGCACCGCATTGGATGTTCACATTGAGCGACCTTTATAACGTTGGTAATACCCGTGTGCATTATTATCAGGGCTATGTAACCTATAGCGGAGGTGCCCATCGCTTGCAATTAGGCTATGGTCGTACGCGTGCAGGCTTTAACTGTTCGGGTGGTGTATGTCGTTATATCCCTGCAACAAAGGGGTTGACACTCTCTTATAATTATAACTTCTGA
- a CDS encoding Omp28 family outer membrane lipoprotein, with translation MKSFYICLLAAVAFLTGCDSVGSDERLIEVPAATVQRNVLIEDFTGQRCIFCPDAAEAIAQQQKLYGADKLIAVAFHAGPLAIKSTVGFVGLRTDLGDTYYKHWSVPNVPKAIINRRGGVLPKDAWAGRIYDEFAQTTTVSIELKCQYDASTRQMEIETALKTLSEDVKGRLQLWLVEDNIVAPQMFPNNKVDKEYVHNHVFRAAINGEWGTELTLSTKNVHKEKTTYTLPDGVVPKNAWIVGFFYNDSGVLQAVRQKVSL, from the coding sequence ATGAAAAGTTTTTATATATGCCTTTTGGCTGCAGTTGCTTTTTTAACAGGCTGCGATTCAGTTGGTTCTGATGAACGACTGATTGAGGTTCCAGCAGCTACTGTTCAGCGTAATGTACTGATAGAGGATTTTACTGGACAACGTTGCATCTTCTGTCCTGATGCTGCAGAGGCTATTGCACAGCAACAAAAGCTTTACGGTGCAGACAAATTGATTGCTGTTGCATTCCATGCAGGACCGCTTGCAATCAAGAGTACGGTTGGATTTGTGGGTTTGCGCACCGATTTGGGAGATACTTATTATAAGCATTGGTCAGTTCCAAATGTGCCAAAAGCCATTATTAATCGTCGTGGAGGTGTACTTCCTAAAGATGCTTGGGCAGGACGTATCTATGATGAGTTTGCTCAGACGACAACAGTTAGTATTGAACTTAAATGTCAGTATGATGCTTCTACACGTCAGATGGAGATAGAAACTGCCTTAAAGACCTTGTCTGAAGATGTGAAGGGACGGCTACAACTGTGGTTGGTTGAGGATAACATCGTTGCCCCACAGATGTTCCCAAACAATAAAGTGGATAAGGAATATGTGCATAATCATGTCTTTCGCGCTGCTATTAATGGGGAATGGGGCACAGAGTTAACGCTCTCTACGAAGAATGTTCATAAGGAGAAAACGACTTACACACTCCCTGACGGAGTCGTACCAAAGAATGCATGGATAGTAGGTTTCTTCTATAACGACAGCGGAGTCTTGCAGGCTGTGCGCCAAAAGGTTTCGCTTTAA
- a CDS encoding AAA family ATPase: MEENREERTDLTAFSQKVMQVRGEVSKVIVGQQEAVALLLTAILADGHVLIEGVPGVAKTLLARLMSRLIDARFSRIQFTPDLMPSDVLGTTVFNMKTSEFDFHEGPVFSDIVLVDEINRAPAKTQAALFEVMEERQVTIDGTTRRMSDVYTIIATQNPVEQEGTYRLPEAQLDRFLFKISMGYPSVDEEMNILKRHQEKRNLIKLEDVKPVLTIDELLEMRKKLDTVYIEESLLRYIANIVQQTRISKAVYLGASPRASVAMLNAAKASALLGGRDFVTPEDIKFVTPSILQHRLILTAEAEMEGYTPLKVAQKLIDKVEVPK; this comes from the coding sequence AAGTTAGTAAGGTTATTGTTGGTCAGCAAGAGGCTGTCGCCCTGTTGTTAACAGCGATTCTTGCTGATGGTCATGTGCTGATTGAAGGCGTACCAGGTGTTGCAAAAACCTTGTTGGCACGTCTGATGTCACGTCTGATTGATGCCCGTTTTAGTCGTATTCAATTCACGCCAGACCTCATGCCAAGCGATGTACTCGGTACGACAGTGTTCAATATGAAGACCTCTGAGTTCGACTTCCATGAAGGTCCGGTATTCTCAGATATCGTTCTTGTTGATGAAATCAACCGTGCCCCTGCAAAGACACAGGCAGCTCTTTTCGAGGTAATGGAGGAACGTCAGGTGACAATCGATGGTACTACTCGTCGTATGAGCGATGTTTATACGATTATTGCAACACAGAACCCAGTAGAACAGGAGGGGACATATCGTCTACCAGAAGCTCAGCTCGACCGTTTCCTCTTCAAGATAAGTATGGGTTACCCATCTGTTGACGAGGAAATGAATATCCTCAAGCGTCATCAGGAGAAGAGAAACCTCATCAAGTTGGAGGATGTTAAACCAGTGCTGACCATCGATGAGCTTTTGGAGATGCGTAAGAAACTTGATACTGTATATATTGAGGAGAGCCTCCTACGCTATATAGCAAATATCGTCCAGCAGACTCGCATATCAAAGGCAGTCTACCTTGGTGCCAGTCCACGTGCTTCTGTTGCTATGCTCAATGCTGCCAAGGCATCAGCTTTGTTGGGTGGGCGTGACTTTGTAACGCCAGAAGACATCAAGTTTGTTACTCCAAGTATTCTCCAACATCGTCTTATCCTCACTGCTGAGGCAGAAATGGAGGGTTATACTCCATTGAAGGTTGCGCAGAAGCTGATTGACAAGGTGGAAGTTCCTAAATAA
- a CDS encoding thioredoxin family protein: MLHKFYTLFIALIAVFCCAVNVKADGYTLIPSTGQKVYVPITAKSAKGKLLITNYGRTAIRNFDYTLSFNGKELMSKNYVLTNPLNRMEGTTIEIDVPPHTQVSETDLLFTITKVNGELNSANFNYATLPRITVTKVPRRKVVVEEYTGMWCGFCPRGIALMENLAHKYGEDFIGIAIHTGGRADPLTCTDYAWKATDYRSRPSLDMNRNLLLGYFKAQTEFEEERSKGADMDVEVSAVWDKEKNNITVTPRVTFCVNRDEAPYGFAYVLTEDGMSNPNWVQYNNFSGSTADRGITKEFDYFIDAPRDIRNLENNFVAIAAEGVKAPLTGYINTPIKADEPQSHTYTFKNISNKKIIQDKSKLKVCVLLINKTTGRIENAAKCTISEPNTTAISSLSQGEGQVVETARYTLDGRRITTPQKGVNIVKYSDGRVSKELVTQ; encoded by the coding sequence ATGTTACATAAGTTTTATACATTGTTTATTGCGCTTATTGCTGTCTTTTGTTGTGCTGTGAATGTAAAGGCGGATGGTTATACGCTTATTCCTTCTACAGGGCAGAAAGTATATGTTCCTATCACAGCAAAGAGTGCAAAAGGTAAACTATTGATTACCAATTACGGTAGAACAGCTATTCGTAACTTCGATTATACACTTTCTTTCAATGGCAAGGAGCTGATGTCGAAGAATTATGTCCTTACAAATCCATTGAACCGCATGGAGGGAACAACGATAGAAATTGATGTCCCTCCTCATACACAGGTTTCAGAAACCGACCTTTTGTTTACAATTACAAAGGTAAATGGAGAGTTGAATAGTGCTAATTTCAACTATGCAACGCTTCCGAGAATAACTGTTACAAAGGTGCCTCGCAGAAAAGTTGTAGTTGAAGAATACACTGGAATGTGGTGTGGATTTTGTCCGCGTGGTATTGCACTTATGGAGAATCTGGCACATAAATATGGTGAAGACTTCATTGGCATTGCTATCCATACTGGAGGTAGAGCTGATCCATTAACTTGTACAGACTATGCATGGAAAGCTACAGATTACAGAAGTCGCCCTTCACTTGATATGAATAGAAATCTTTTACTGGGTTATTTCAAAGCACAAACTGAGTTTGAAGAGGAACGCTCAAAAGGTGCAGATATGGATGTAGAAGTATCAGCTGTATGGGATAAGGAGAAAAACAATATTACTGTAACTCCCCGTGTCACTTTCTGTGTGAATCGAGATGAAGCTCCTTATGGCTTTGCTTATGTGCTGACGGAAGATGGTATGTCAAATCCTAATTGGGTACAATACAACAATTTTTCAGGTAGTACGGCTGATCGTGGTATTACAAAAGAATTTGATTATTTTATTGATGCTCCTCGAGATATTCGTAATCTTGAAAATAACTTTGTTGCCATTGCTGCAGAAGGAGTAAAAGCTCCTTTAACAGGCTATATCAATACTCCGATTAAGGCAGATGAACCACAGAGCCATACATATACCTTTAAGAATATTTCTAATAAGAAGATAATACAAGACAAGTCGAAGTTGAAAGTCTGCGTTCTGCTGATTAATAAGACTACTGGGCGCATTGAGAATGCTGCCAAGTGTACGATTTCTGAGCCAAATACTACTGCAATCTCTTCTTTGTCACAGGGAGAAGGACAGGTTGTAGAGACAGCACGCTATACGCTTGATGGTCGTCGTATTACAACTCCACAAAAGGGTGTTAACATTGTGAAGTACAGTGATGGCCGTGTTAGTAAAGAGCTGGTGACACAATAA
- a CDS encoding calycin-like domain-containing protein, which yields MKKIFTLVIVSFLSALAVQAQTLKVTKTDGGVVTYKATDISKIEFLPNETPSQPKVIHEFTGYLTVKNKMMNNARFDNGAKIKVLQNGSKFQAEFSDKQWGTGTFDITMDNHAINGTGKMNIANPNGGGSVKEYDATMNGSMKEIKINVPSLMGGTDITWHYIEVSAASKIAGDYSGTTSLMVGPTFGPYEATNLSYKITANEDGTINVITPKETFAEITMVGNLTIDSYTVKNLSYDKGTNSFVRDYSKDGIKVHLKSDGMMKLNKEYTFQDTSKMIVKLGENGVLTITNSYSLTGMPMSISETYTGKKAK from the coding sequence ATGAAAAAAATATTTACTTTAGTAATCGTATCTTTCTTGAGTGCACTCGCAGTACAGGCACAGACATTAAAGGTAACCAAGACTGATGGTGGCGTTGTAACTTATAAGGCAACAGATATCTCCAAGATTGAGTTTTTGCCAAATGAGACTCCATCTCAACCAAAGGTTATACACGAGTTCACAGGCTATTTGACTGTGAAAAACAAAATGATGAATAATGCTCGTTTTGACAACGGCGCTAAGATCAAGGTGTTGCAGAATGGTAGTAAGTTCCAGGCTGAATTTTCTGACAAGCAGTGGGGTACAGGTACTTTCGATATAACAATGGATAACCATGCTATTAATGGTACCGGAAAGATGAATATTGCCAACCCAAATGGTGGCGGTTCAGTGAAAGAGTATGATGCAACAATGAATGGCTCAATGAAAGAAATCAAGATTAATGTCCCATCACTTATGGGTGGTACTGATATTACTTGGCATTATATTGAAGTCTCAGCAGCATCGAAGATTGCTGGCGATTATTCTGGCACAACGTCGTTAATGGTAGGACCAACTTTCGGTCCTTATGAAGCGACTAATTTGTCATATAAGATTACTGCTAATGAGGATGGTACCATCAATGTAATAACTCCTAAAGAGACTTTTGCGGAAATAACGATGGTGGGTAACTTAACGATAGATTCATACACCGTAAAGAATCTTTCTTACGATAAAGGAACTAATAGCTTTGTTCGTGATTATAGCAAGGATGGTATAAAGGTTCATCTCAAATCAGATGGTATGATGAAACTTAATAAGGAGTATACTTTCCAGGATACAAGTAAGATGATTGTTAAGCTCGGAGAGAATGGCGTATTGACTATTACAAATTCATATAGCCTTACAGGTATGCCAATGTCTATTTCCGAAACTTATACAGGAAAGAAGGCTAAGTAA
- a CDS encoding HmuY family protein: MHKVFRSIYILAGCAILLMATACNGLFDGVYDEAPATASVTTEGQLLVDASSWHDWYYVDFDSLQDFIERKDTAGLLKAQTTFTRYPIPTRLSTGTGDGKTGIYTYWFDVFGKGISVNEKRSFAATDAQPEPQSWSLAFHRNNVRTNGGAVLETKYASLNDIPKNSSVFLGATFQEDEWTENQVWEDQSQMLSSLIGCQGIKINKVLSSWLKLDIPPMPPAFTMNSHVFIVRLKNGKYAAVQLENYIGADGTKCWLRINYKYPY, translated from the coding sequence ATGCATAAAGTATTTCGCTCTATTTATATCCTTGCAGGCTGTGCCATCCTATTGATGGCAACAGCCTGCAATGGACTTTTTGATGGTGTATATGATGAGGCACCAGCCACAGCAAGTGTTACTACGGAAGGTCAGCTTCTTGTTGATGCCAGCAGTTGGCATGACTGGTATTACGTTGATTTCGACTCTCTGCAGGATTTTATAGAGCGTAAAGACACTGCAGGGCTGCTCAAAGCGCAGACAACGTTTACACGTTATCCTATTCCGACACGCCTTTCAACAGGTACTGGTGATGGAAAGACGGGTATATATACTTATTGGTTTGATGTTTTTGGCAAAGGTATTTCGGTGAATGAAAAGCGTAGCTTCGCAGCTACCGATGCACAACCTGAACCACAGTCATGGAGCTTAGCCTTCCATCGTAATAACGTAAGGACCAATGGGGGTGCTGTACTTGAGACCAAATATGCTTCCTTAAACGATATTCCAAAGAATAGTTCTGTTTTCTTAGGAGCAACATTCCAAGAAGATGAGTGGACGGAGAATCAAGTGTGGGAAGACCAGTCGCAGATGCTCTCGAGCCTAATAGGGTGTCAAGGGATAAAAATTAATAAGGTCCTTTCTTCTTGGTTGAAGCTTGATATACCTCCCATGCCTCCAGCCTTTACAATGAACAGTCACGTATTCATTGTTCGCTTGAAGAATGGTAAGTATGCTGCTGTGCAGTTAGAGAACTATATTGGTGCCGATGGTACCAAATGTTGGTTGAGAATCAATTATAAATATCCATATTAA
- a CDS encoding DUF58 domain-containing protein: MFLTKRFYIILASLTLLAGLGYVYPHLFIVAKMFLFIFVAMVVVDAVMLYHHRGVAASRTCSERFSNGDKNVVKISLESKYPFPVWLTVIDEAPEVFQRRDISYKSRLTAMGKKTIRYTLIPKKRGVYSFGKIRCFTRTIIGLVERRYTLGSAEDVKVYPSYMMLNRYEFLAISNNLTELGIKRIRRVGNNTEFEQIKDYVKGDEYRSINWKASARRNQLMVNVYHDERSQQIFSVIDKGRVMQQSFRGMTLLDYSINAALVLSYVAMRRDDKAGLITFADKMDTFVAPSKRTGQMQLLLESLYAQETKFDESDFSGLCANVHKLVSKRSLFIIYTNFSGITALNRQLSYLKLLSQWHRVLVVFFEDAEMNDYIHSPKHSIEEYYQHVIAEKFASEKRLIVSTLRQHGIYSVLTTPDKLSIDVINKYLEMKQRQVLT; the protein is encoded by the coding sequence ATGTTCCTTACTAAAAGGTTTTATATCATCTTAGCAAGTCTCACCCTGCTTGCAGGGTTAGGTTATGTGTACCCACATCTTTTCATCGTCGCAAAGATGTTTCTGTTTATCTTTGTGGCTATGGTTGTGGTTGATGCTGTTATGCTCTATCATCATCGTGGAGTCGCAGCGAGTCGAACCTGTTCCGAACGTTTCTCTAATGGTGATAAGAATGTTGTCAAGATAAGCCTTGAAAGTAAATATCCTTTCCCTGTATGGCTGACGGTTATAGATGAGGCTCCAGAGGTGTTCCAACGGAGAGATATTAGCTATAAGAGTCGTCTAACAGCAATGGGCAAGAAGACCATTCGTTATACACTTATCCCTAAGAAGCGAGGCGTTTATTCCTTTGGTAAGATTCGTTGTTTTACGCGTACTATCATAGGACTTGTTGAGCGTCGTTACACCTTGGGCAGTGCAGAAGATGTAAAGGTATATCCTTCTTACATGATGCTGAACCGCTATGAATTCCTTGCGATAAGCAATAACCTCACAGAGCTGGGTATAAAACGAATTCGTCGGGTGGGCAACAATACAGAGTTTGAACAGATAAAAGACTATGTGAAGGGTGACGAATACCGAAGCATAAACTGGAAGGCGAGTGCTCGTCGCAATCAGCTGATGGTGAATGTCTATCATGATGAGCGTTCTCAACAGATATTCTCGGTTATTGATAAGGGACGTGTGATGCAGCAGTCGTTTCGTGGAATGACACTTCTCGACTATAGTATTAATGCTGCTTTAGTGTTGTCATACGTTGCTATGCGTCGTGATGACAAGGCAGGGCTGATAACCTTTGCAGACAAGATGGATACGTTTGTTGCTCCTTCCAAGCGAACTGGACAAATGCAACTCCTCTTAGAGTCGCTTTATGCACAGGAAACGAAGTTTGATGAGAGTGATTTTAGTGGCTTGTGTGCTAATGTTCATAAGTTAGTGAGCAAGCGTAGTTTGTTTATTATTTATACAAACTTCTCTGGTATAACAGCCCTTAACCGGCAATTGTCCTACTTGAAATTGCTTAGTCAGTGGCACCGTGTACTTGTTGTATTCTTTGAAGATGCGGAAATGAATGATTATATTCATTCTCCGAAGCACTCGATAGAGGAATATTATCAGCATGTTATTGCAGAGAAGTTTGCTTCTGAAAAGCGTTTGATAGTCTCAACACTCCGCCAGCATGGTATTTATAGCGTATTGACCACGCCTGATAAACTTAGCATTGATGTTATCAATAAATACTTAGAAATGAAGCAAAGACAAGTCTTAACTTAG
- a CDS encoding TlpA family protein disulfide reductase produces the protein MNKLFLSLSLLLISFAAAAQDRLPKVMLKDIEGKTVQTDTISNNGKPLIIAFFATWCKPCNRELTSIDEVYDDWQQETGVRLVAVSIDQAQNINKVKPMVDQNGWRYDVLLDPNGEFRRSLGIQSVPYTVLLDGQGKIVYKHNGYTDGAEVELYKKVKEAAGK, from the coding sequence ATGAATAAACTATTTTTGTCCCTTAGTTTGTTGTTGATTAGCTTTGCAGCGGCTGCACAAGACCGTCTGCCTAAAGTAATGCTCAAAGACATAGAAGGGAAAACCGTACAAACCGACACTATTTCTAATAATGGTAAGCCCCTTATTATAGCTTTCTTTGCTACTTGGTGTAAACCTTGCAATCGTGAACTCACAAGTATTGATGAGGTTTATGATGATTGGCAGCAAGAGACAGGTGTCCGACTCGTAGCTGTGTCTATTGATCAGGCACAGAACATTAATAAGGTGAAGCCAATGGTCGACCAAAATGGCTGGCGTTATGATGTTTTGCTCGACCCTAATGGTGAATTTCGTCGCTCGTTAGGTATTCAGTCTGTTCCTTATACCGTGTTGCTTGACGGACAGGGTAAGATTGTTTATAAGCACAACGGATATACTGATGGTGCTGAAGTAGAGCTATATAAAAAGGTGAAAGAAGCGGCAGGTAAGTAA